Proteins co-encoded in one Candidatus Thiodictyon syntrophicum genomic window:
- a CDS encoding arylsulfatase B gives MTPRSFAFLSFFWLGLSALPIGQAAPPESPGAAAAKPNIIVILADDLGNADLGYRGSDIKTPNIDALARDGVRLENFHGMPVCTPARAALMTGRYPMRQGLQTLVIFPNHRYGLPTDERTLPQALKAAGYATYMVGKWHLGHADKKFWPQNRGFDHFYGNTVGEVDYFTHQRSGIIDWQRDGQFIDEEGYYLDLIGNEAVKIIEQQSKDQPFFLYFASLAPHAPYQAPKAGEARYADSIADPTRRTYAAMISSLDEQVGRIIKALDDRGMRDNTLIIFSSDNGGPRSAVVASGAHSPAERAASGVTQDVLPASNGALRGGKGSLYEGGVRVPTIFNWPARLQPRVVDAPLHMVDVMPTALALAGAPANPADKPLDGKDIWATVATGQASPHDDILVNVEAFRGAVIKGQWKLVKVALLPGKTELFDLSADPGEKTNLAEQNPEVVRDLEARLLAYAKEQKMSEWLKAQPDYLGAQGQTLFDPDFDIDDGGMPHLKPVLPQP, from the coding sequence ATGACGCCGCGTTCATTTGCCTTCTTATCTTTTTTCTGGCTCGGCCTGAGCGCGTTGCCGATCGGCCAGGCCGCCCCGCCCGAGTCGCCGGGCGCCGCCGCGGCCAAACCGAATATCATCGTCATCCTGGCCGATGACCTGGGCAATGCCGACCTGGGCTATCGCGGCAGCGATATCAAGACGCCGAACATCGACGCGCTCGCCCGCGACGGGGTGCGGCTGGAAAATTTCCACGGTATGCCGGTCTGTACCCCGGCGCGCGCCGCCTTGATGACCGGCCGCTATCCGATGCGCCAGGGCCTCCAGACGCTGGTGATCTTTCCCAACCACCGCTATGGCCTGCCCACCGACGAGCGGACCCTGCCGCAGGCGCTCAAGGCGGCCGGCTATGCGACCTATATGGTCGGCAAGTGGCACCTGGGCCATGCGGATAAGAAATTCTGGCCGCAGAACCGCGGCTTCGATCACTTCTACGGCAATACGGTCGGCGAGGTCGACTACTTCACCCACCAGCGCTCCGGCATCATCGACTGGCAGCGCGACGGCCAATTCATCGACGAGGAGGGCTATTACCTGGACCTCATCGGCAATGAGGCGGTCAAGATCATCGAGCAGCAGTCGAAGGACCAGCCGTTCTTCCTGTATTTCGCCTCGCTCGCCCCGCACGCGCCCTATCAGGCACCCAAGGCCGGGGAGGCCCGCTATGCCGACAGCATCGCGGACCCGACGCGCCGTACCTATGCTGCCATGATCTCCTCGCTGGACGAACAGGTGGGGCGGATCATCAAGGCATTGGATGACCGCGGGATGCGCGACAACACCCTGATCATTTTCTCCAGCGATAACGGCGGACCCCGCAGCGCGGTGGTTGCCAGCGGCGCGCATTCCCCGGCCGAGCGCGCGGCGAGCGGTGTCACCCAGGATGTGCTGCCGGCCAGCAACGGCGCACTGCGCGGCGGCAAGGGCAGCCTATATGAAGGCGGGGTGCGCGTTCCGACCATCTTCAACTGGCCGGCCCGGCTCCAGCCGCGGGTCGTTGATGCGCCGCTGCACATGGTCGATGTGATGCCCACCGCCCTGGCCCTGGCCGGCGCCCCCGCCAACCCAGCCGACAAGCCGCTCGACGGCAAGGACATCTGGGCGACCGTCGCCACCGGCCAGGCCTCGCCCCACGACGATATCCTGGTGAACGTCGAAGCCTTCCGCGGCGCCGTCATCAAGGGCCAGTGGAAGTTGGTAAAGGTCGCGCTGCTGCCGGGCAAGACTGAATTGTTTGACCTCAGCGCCGACCCGGGCGAGAAGACCAATCTGGCCGAGCAGAACCCGGAGGTCGTGCGCGACCTGGAGGCCCGGCTGCTCGCCTATGCCAAAGAGCAGAAGATGAGCGAGTGGCTCAAGGCGCAGCCTGACTACCTGGGCGCCCAGGGCCAGACCCTGTTCGACCCGGACTTCGACATCGACGACGGCGGGATGCCGCATCTGAAACCGGTTCTGCCGCAACCCTGA
- a CDS encoding nucleotidyltransferase domain-containing protein: MTDTDIREAARRVTAAAHAPVKVILFGSYARGDADEGSDLDLLLVEREIPDYAQEYLRVHRALGQLDIGVDLLLLCEADFERQRDWWTTPVYWATREGKVLYEYA; this comes from the coding sequence TTGACCGACACTGACATCCGCGAAGCCGCCCGGCGCGTAACCGCCGCCGCTCACGCGCCCGTGAAGGTGATCCTCTTCGGTTCCTATGCCCGCGGCGATGCCGATGAAGGCTCCGACCTGGACCTGCTGTTGGTAGAGCGGGAGATCCCTGATTACGCGCAAGAATACCTACGCGTCCACAGAGCATTGGGCCAACTCGACATTGGAGTCGACCTGTTGCTCTTGTGCGAGGCCGACTTCGAGAGGCAGCGGGACTGGTGGACCACGCCGGTGTATTGGGCGACACGGGAAGGCAAGGTGCTCTATGAGTATGCATAG
- a CDS encoding HEPN domain-containing protein, with protein MHSAQAQSMMAAGLRDRLTLRLLRDSGEAPVEVMGFHAQQACEKFIKAVLVLHGVIFERTHDLALLSSLCATHRILVPADLDALRILNSFAVRFRYETCSVPLFDQLQATAMVEELREWAERELAAALD; from the coding sequence ATGCATAGTGCGCAGGCGCAGTCGATGATGGCCGCGGGCTTACGTGATCGCCTCACATTACGCCTATTGCGCGACTCCGGTGAGGCACCTGTAGAAGTCATGGGCTTTCATGCCCAGCAGGCGTGCGAAAAGTTCATCAAAGCGGTGTTGGTGTTGCATGGCGTCATATTCGAGCGCACGCACGACCTGGCGCTGCTGTCATCGCTATGTGCCACCCATCGGATACTGGTCCCCGCCGATCTGGATGCATTGCGCATCCTCAATAGCTTCGCCGTCCGGTTCCGCTACGAGACCTGTTCCGTGCCGCTGTTTGACCAGTTACAGGCGACGGCCATGGTGGAAGAACTCAGAGAGTGGGCAGAACGGGAGCTTGCCGCTGCGCTGGACTAA
- a CDS encoding peptidase has translation MKLSILALMSLLSVVAGGAMAADVGPSAKVPGVAPPPHGMPGADRDAHGCIGSAGYSWCARENKCVRPWELAKDKGLASTEAAFDAYCTGTR, from the coding sequence ATGAAACTGAGCATACTGGCATTGATGTCGCTGCTGTCGGTCGTGGCGGGCGGGGCCATGGCGGCGGATGTGGGGCCGTCCGCGAAGGTGCCGGGCGTGGCGCCTCCCCCGCACGGCATGCCCGGCGCTGACCGCGATGCGCATGGGTGCATCGGTTCGGCGGGCTATTCGTGGTGCGCGCGCGAGAACAAGTGTGTCCGGCCATGGGAGCTGGCGAAAGACAAGGGGTTGGCCTCGACTGAGGCGGCCTTCGACGCCTACTGTACCGGGACCAGGTAG